In the genome of Ensifer adhaerens, one region contains:
- a CDS encoding glycolate oxidase → MSGAIALKAPDPAILSRRDQIVADLADLLTPGTVVSSERELKPFETDGFIAYRRMPLAVALPRTTEEVAAILKYCAKYKVPVVPRGAGTSLSGGAIPQEDAVVIALTRMNRILEVDYPNRCARVQAGVTNLAISEAVSADGFFYAPDPSSQLACTIGGNIGMNSGGAHCLKYGVTTNNLLGVKMVLFDGTVIELGGKALDASGYDLLGIVCGSEGQLGIVTEATVRLIAKPEGQRPVLFGFETSEGASACVTDVIAAGLIPVAIEFMDKPAIEICEAFAHAGYPLDVEALLIVEVEGSEAEMDAMLKAIIEIARRHGVKTVKECQSATEAALIWKGRKSAFGATGRIADYICMDGTVPLSQLTNVLRGTAEIVARYGLRVANVFHAGDGNMHPLILYNINDPDEARRAEEAGNDILKLCVDAGGCLTGEHGVGIEKRDLMTHQYSKVDLDQQMAVRAAFDPDWLLNPSKVFPLEGRA, encoded by the coding sequence ATGAGCGGAGCGATAGCCCTGAAAGCGCCGGACCCGGCGATCCTGTCCCGGCGCGATCAGATTGTGGCCGACCTCGCCGATTTGTTGACCCCCGGCACTGTGGTCTCGTCAGAACGTGAGCTGAAGCCTTTCGAGACGGATGGCTTCATCGCCTATCGCCGCATGCCGCTCGCCGTGGCCCTGCCGCGTACGACCGAAGAGGTCGCCGCGATCCTGAAATATTGCGCGAAATACAAGGTGCCGGTCGTACCGCGCGGTGCTGGCACCTCACTTTCCGGTGGCGCGATCCCTCAGGAGGATGCGGTGGTCATTGCGCTGACCCGCATGAACCGCATTCTCGAGGTCGACTATCCCAACCGCTGCGCCCGCGTACAGGCCGGCGTGACCAATCTGGCGATTTCCGAAGCCGTGTCTGCTGATGGTTTCTTCTATGCGCCCGACCCGAGTTCGCAGCTCGCTTGCACCATCGGCGGCAATATCGGCATGAATTCCGGCGGTGCGCATTGCCTGAAATATGGAGTGACGACCAACAATCTGCTTGGCGTGAAGATGGTCCTCTTCGACGGCACGGTGATTGAGCTGGGCGGCAAGGCGCTGGACGCGAGCGGCTACGATCTGCTCGGCATCGTCTGCGGCTCGGAAGGCCAGCTTGGCATCGTGACCGAAGCGACCGTGCGCCTCATTGCCAAGCCGGAAGGCCAGCGGCCGGTTCTCTTCGGCTTCGAGACCTCTGAAGGGGCCAGCGCCTGCGTCACCGATGTCATTGCCGCCGGTCTCATCCCGGTCGCGATCGAATTCATGGACAAGCCGGCCATCGAGATTTGCGAGGCTTTCGCGCATGCCGGCTATCCGCTCGATGTCGAGGCGCTGCTGATCGTCGAGGTCGAGGGTTCCGAGGCCGAGATGGATGCCATGCTCAAGGCGATCATCGAGATCGCCCGCCGCCATGGCGTGAAAACGGTCAAGGAATGCCAGTCCGCGACCGAGGCCGCCCTCATCTGGAAGGGCCGCAAATCCGCCTTCGGCGCGACCGGCCGCATCGCCGATTATATCTGCATGGACGGCACCGTGCCGTTGTCGCAGCTCACCAATGTCCTGCGCGGCACGGCCGAGATCGTCGCGCGTTATGGCCTGCGCGTCGCCAATGTCTTCCATGCCGGCGACGGCAACATGCATCCGCTGATCCTCTACAATATCAACGACCCGGACGAGGCGCGCCGCGCCGAAGAGGCCGGCAACGATATCCTGAAGCTCTGCGTCGACGCGGGCGGCTGCCTCACCGGCGAACACGGCGTCGGCATCGAGAAACGCGACCTGATGACCCATCAATATTCAAAGGTCGATCTCGACCAGCAGATGGCGGTGCGTGCCGCCTTCGACCCCGATTGGCTGCTCAACCCCTCCAAGGTCTTCCCGCTGGAAGGGCGCGCCTGA
- a CDS encoding DNA-binding transcriptional regulator, LysR family yields MTRLEDLEIFAHVARTSSMSAAGRELGLSPAVVSKRIKHLEERLGTRLFQRTTRQLSLTESGQGFFIRIEAILGGIEDAEAFIAGRTEEARGMLKISAPTSFGRMHVAPHLKPFMQANPGITINLTLSDEFIDLVAGGYDLAIRIGELTDSSLVARRLAPVRRLLCASPDYVAAHGMPQTLADLDRHICLPPHNNDTWRLEGPEGPVIYRPQGPLVTNSSEVIREAVIAGLGIALRSTWDVGPELKSGKLLAVLPFLEAPKNVALSAVYPSREFLPAKVRLFIDYLAGLYGPRPYWEG; encoded by the coding sequence ATGACGCGGCTGGAGGATCTGGAAATCTTCGCCCATGTTGCGCGCACGTCGAGCATGTCGGCGGCGGGGCGCGAGCTTGGGCTGTCGCCGGCGGTCGTCTCCAAGCGGATCAAGCATCTGGAGGAGCGACTGGGAACGCGGCTCTTCCAGCGCACGACCCGGCAATTGTCCCTGACGGAATCAGGCCAGGGCTTCTTCATCCGCATCGAGGCTATTCTCGGCGGCATAGAGGATGCGGAAGCCTTCATCGCGGGCCGCACGGAAGAAGCCCGCGGCATGTTGAAAATCTCGGCCCCCACCTCTTTCGGTCGCATGCATGTCGCGCCGCATCTCAAGCCTTTCATGCAGGCCAATCCGGGGATCACGATCAACCTGACGCTTTCCGACGAGTTCATCGATCTCGTCGCCGGCGGCTACGATCTGGCGATCCGGATCGGCGAACTCACCGATTCAAGCCTCGTCGCCCGGCGGCTTGCGCCGGTACGGCGGCTGCTTTGCGCAAGCCCCGACTACGTCGCCGCACATGGGATGCCGCAGACTTTGGCCGATCTCGATCGTCACATCTGCCTTCCGCCGCATAACAACGACACATGGCGGCTGGAAGGACCGGAGGGACCGGTGATCTACCGGCCACAGGGGCCGCTCGTCACGAATTCGTCGGAAGTGATCCGTGAGGCGGTGATTGCGGGGCTCGGCATCGCGCTGCGGTCCACCTGGGATGTCGGCCCGGAACTCAAGAGCGGCAAGCTCCTGGCGGTCCTGCCGTTTCTGGAAGCTCCGAAGAATGTGGCGCTCTCGGCGGTCTATCCGAGCCGGGAGTTCCTGCCGGCCAAGGTACGGCTGTTCATCGATTATCTTGCGGGGCTTTACGGACCGAGACCCTACTGGGAAGGATAA
- a CDS encoding L-lactate dehydrogenase complex protein LldE, with protein sequence MTDKPSVGLFVTCLADLFRPTVGFAAAKLIEDAGCALHVPMAQTCCGQPAYNSGDRQDARALAEQTIEAFEGFDYVVAPSGSCAAMLKKHYPGLFKGDAIWERRADAFSGKVHELVSFLTDVMKVASVSSDFAGTVTYHDSCSGLRELGVKEQPRALLTSIAGVTLSEMKDSEVCCGFGGTFCVKYPDISNAIVEKKTATISDTGADVLLAGDIGCLMNMAGKIRREGGRTEVRHVAEVLAGMTGAPPIAGK encoded by the coding sequence ATGACCGACAAGCCGAGCGTCGGGCTCTTCGTCACCTGTCTTGCGGACCTGTTCAGGCCGACAGTCGGCTTCGCGGCGGCGAAGCTGATCGAGGACGCGGGCTGCGCGCTGCATGTGCCGATGGCGCAGACCTGTTGCGGGCAGCCGGCTTACAATTCCGGCGACCGGCAGGATGCGCGCGCGCTGGCCGAGCAGACGATCGAGGCTTTCGAAGGCTTTGACTATGTCGTGGCGCCCTCCGGCTCCTGCGCCGCCATGCTGAAGAAGCACTATCCCGGCCTCTTCAAGGGAGACGCCATCTGGGAAAGGCGTGCAGACGCCTTTTCAGGCAAGGTGCATGAGCTGGTTTCCTTCCTGACCGACGTGATGAAGGTCGCCTCCGTCTCAAGCGACTTTGCCGGCACGGTCACCTATCACGACAGTTGTTCGGGCTTGCGCGAACTCGGGGTGAAGGAGCAGCCACGCGCGCTCCTGACGTCCATTGCGGGCGTCACGCTTTCGGAAATGAAGGATAGCGAAGTCTGTTGCGGCTTCGGCGGAACGTTCTGCGTGAAGTATCCGGACATTTCCAATGCCATTGTCGAGAAGAAGACGGCGACGATCAGCGACACAGGCGCCGATGTGCTGTTGGCGGGCGATATCGGCTGTCTGATGAACATGGCCGGCAAGATCCGCCGTGAAGGCGGCAGGACGGAAGTCCGCCATGTGGCCGAAGTTCTGGCCGGGATGACAGGCGCACCGCCGATCGCAGGCAAGTAA
- a CDS encoding L-lactate dehydrogenase complex protein LldF, protein MQITTPQFKENASRALGDAALQKALKNVEIGFIAKRLAAADALPEFEQLRDIARDIKNHTLAHLDLYLEEYEKKVIASGGQVHFAETAEDARAIILDICRKRNAKTVTKGKSMITEEIGLNDFFEKNGIEPVETDLGEYIIQLRGETPSHIIAPAVHLNKDQVESDFRRVHTHLPPDRDLTQHEALLNEARQVLRQRYFDADVGITGANFLVAETGSSVIVTNEGNGDLTQTLGKCHVVVASLEKLVPTLNDCSQILRLLARSATGQDMSVYTTFSTGPKRAQDPDGPEEYHVVLLDNGRTSMLGTEFQDMLRCIRCGACMNHCPVYHAVGGHAYGAVYPGPMGAVLTPSLSGIEVAGHMPNASTFCGRCESVCPMRIPLPKMMRHWREREFEKHLTPSAARYGLKVWAFFAKRPRLYRAAVSVAMPLLSAVGGSKRRIHSLPLAGGWTKHREMPAPEGKTFLQAWAEKQAKEAGR, encoded by the coding sequence ATGCAGATCACGACGCCCCAGTTCAAGGAAAATGCCAGCCGGGCACTCGGCGACGCGGCGCTGCAGAAGGCGTTGAAGAATGTCGAGATCGGCTTCATCGCCAAGCGTCTGGCCGCCGCCGATGCCCTGCCCGAATTCGAACAGCTGCGCGATATTGCCCGCGACATCAAGAACCATACGCTCGCGCATCTCGACCTTTATCTGGAGGAATACGAGAAGAAGGTGATTGCGTCGGGCGGGCAGGTTCACTTCGCCGAAACGGCGGAGGACGCGCGCGCCATCATCCTCGATATCTGTCGCAAGCGGAACGCCAAGACCGTCACCAAGGGCAAGTCGATGATCACCGAGGAAATCGGGCTCAACGATTTCTTCGAAAAGAACGGCATCGAGCCGGTCGAAACCGACCTTGGCGAATATATCATCCAGCTGCGCGGGGAGACGCCCAGCCACATCATCGCTCCCGCCGTGCATCTGAACAAGGACCAGGTGGAAAGCGATTTCCGCCGGGTCCATACCCACCTGCCGCCGGATAGAGACCTCACCCAGCACGAGGCTCTGCTGAACGAGGCGCGACAAGTGCTTCGGCAACGTTACTTCGACGCCGATGTCGGTATCACGGGCGCCAACTTCCTGGTCGCGGAAACAGGCTCCTCCGTGATCGTCACCAATGAAGGCAATGGCGACCTCACGCAGACGCTCGGCAAATGCCATGTCGTCGTCGCCTCGCTCGAAAAGCTGGTGCCGACGCTGAACGACTGTTCCCAGATCCTCAGGCTTCTGGCGCGTTCCGCGACCGGACAGGACATGTCCGTCTACACGACCTTCTCCACCGGACCGAAGCGGGCGCAAGACCCGGACGGGCCGGAGGAATATCATGTCGTGCTGCTCGACAACGGGCGCACCTCGATGCTCGGCACGGAGTTCCAGGACATGCTGCGCTGCATCCGTTGCGGGGCCTGCATGAACCACTGTCCCGTCTATCATGCGGTCGGCGGCCACGCCTATGGGGCGGTCTATCCCGGACCGATGGGCGCCGTGCTCACGCCCTCGCTTTCGGGCATCGAAGTGGCCGGGCACATGCCCAACGCCTCGACCTTCTGCGGGCGCTGCGAAAGCGTCTGTCCCATGCGCATCCCGCTGCCCAAGATGATGCGGCATTGGCGGGAGCGCGAATTCGAAAAGCACCTGACGCCGTCCGCGGCCCGCTACGGCCTGAAGGTCTGGGCCTTCTTCGCGAAGCGGCCGAGGCTCTATCGCGCCGCGGTGTCCGTCGCCATGCCGCTCCTTTCGGCGGTTGGAGGCTCGAAGCGGCGCATCCACAGCCTGCCGCTGGCCGGCGGCTGGACGAAACACCGCGAAATGCCCGCACCGGAAGGAAAGACCTTCCTGCAGGCCTGGGCGGAGAAGCAGGCGAAGGAGGCCGGACGATGA
- a CDS encoding L-lactate dehydrogenase complex protein LldG translates to MSARDTILAKVRRSLKVSGEEPGRRAAVASYLAEARQGLIPARGQLPQEERIAVFSKYAQKYGATVARIDAIDKLPQEVGRYLKNHNLPASVRMGEDPLLKAANFASEPMLTVLPGASDGTDLAGVSHARGAVAESGTLVLASGPDNPVTITFLPEHHIVAVRAQDIGGSLEEAFAGIAATYGKGELPRTVNFVTGPSRSGDIEQKIIMGAHGPRALHVVIVG, encoded by the coding sequence ATGAGTGCGCGCGACACCATTCTCGCCAAGGTTCGGCGCTCGTTGAAGGTTTCGGGCGAGGAGCCGGGCCGGCGTGCCGCAGTGGCCAGCTATCTTGCGGAAGCCCGGCAGGGGCTGATCCCTGCGCGCGGACAACTGCCGCAGGAAGAACGGATAGCGGTGTTCTCCAAATACGCCCAGAAATACGGTGCGACGGTCGCGCGCATTGACGCGATTGATAAGCTTCCTCAAGAAGTCGGCCGCTACTTGAAGAACCACAATCTCCCCGCCTCGGTGCGCATGGGCGAAGACCCCCTGCTGAAGGCGGCCAATTTTGCGAGCGAACCGATGTTGACGGTGCTGCCTGGCGCATCAGACGGCACGGATCTTGCCGGCGTCAGCCATGCACGCGGCGCGGTGGCCGAGAGCGGGACGCTCGTGCTGGCATCCGGCCCCGACAATCCGGTCACAATCACCTTCCTGCCGGAGCACCACATCGTGGCGGTCCGGGCACAGGATATCGGCGGCTCGCTGGAAGAGGCATTCGCGGGCATCGCGGCGACCTATGGCAAGGGCGAGTTGCCGCGCACGGTCAACTTCGTGACAGGCCCTTCGCGCTCAGGCGATATCGAGCAAAAGATCATCATGGGCGCGCATGGTCCAAGAGCGCTACACGTCGTGATCGTGGGTTGA
- a CDS encoding 8-oxo-dGTP pyrophosphatase MutT, NUDIX family: MNVVSRLASEIRLMMRRPERLQFAALCYRNRDDASGVEILLITSRGTGRWVIPKGWPMNGKLAHAVAEREALEEAGVKGKAETKPLGTYGYMKGLDSGFEIPCKVQVHALKVSGFANNYKEKGQREMAWFSCEDAASRVDEPGLKELIRGFEVRAQSRASTAD, translated from the coding sequence TTGAACGTCGTTTCACGCCTAGCGTCCGAAATCCGCCTGATGATGCGCCGCCCGGAGCGGTTGCAGTTCGCTGCCCTGTGTTATCGCAACAGGGACGACGCGAGCGGCGTCGAGATCCTGCTGATCACAAGCCGTGGGACGGGCCGATGGGTCATTCCCAAGGGCTGGCCGATGAACGGGAAGCTGGCGCATGCGGTCGCTGAACGCGAGGCACTGGAAGAAGCAGGCGTGAAGGGCAAGGCGGAAACGAAGCCGCTGGGAACCTATGGTTACATGAAGGGCCTTGATTCCGGGTTCGAAATTCCGTGCAAGGTGCAGGTTCATGCCCTGAAGGTCAGCGGCTTCGCCAACAACTACAAGGAAAAGGGCCAGCGCGAAATGGCCTGGTTTTCCTGCGAGGACGCCGCCTCACGCGTCGATGAGCCTGGACTCAAGGAACTGATTCGCGGTTTCGAGGTCCGTGCGCAATCGCGAGCCTCCACGGCAGACTGA
- a CDS encoding inorganic phosphate transporter, PiT family, translating to MARRGQVPGRSTLDKDLGKLTYLEEAGQFVARSLMRPAAGLIVLLLAGLLSSLYVGNSPGGIGIIVGATLGAYMAINIGANDVTNNVGAAVGAKAITMMQGLAIAAVFDAAGALLAGGDVVTTISSGIVQSADMPNGTAFIWVMLSALLAAAVSVNIATWLGAPVSTTHAVVGGVLGAGAAAAGLHAISWQAMREITLSWILSPLISAVIAAAFLAFIYEFIVYRQEKVVAATRWLPVLLGIMAGSFVAYLVFKGLENVVNISLKTALAIGGVVGVATWATSVPVIKQRASGLENRNQSLRKLFRLPLVFSAALLSFAHGANDVSNAIGPLSAIVHAASNRDVTETVQVPFWVMTIGAFGISAGILLFGPRLILIVGKQITRLNPIRAFCVALSAAVTVLVASWFGLPVSSTHIAIGSVFGVGFFREWYMQHSKRRAAYIAMKAGENDIVKPKLKATPEEARRRYLVRRSHFLTIIAAWVITVPVAAILAAGIYKMLAALSL from the coding sequence ATGGCAAGAAGAGGTCAGGTCCCGGGGCGGTCGACGCTCGACAAGGACCTTGGAAAACTCACCTATCTCGAAGAGGCGGGACAATTTGTTGCGCGCAGCCTGATGCGGCCAGCTGCGGGCCTGATCGTCCTCCTGCTGGCTGGTCTGCTGTCGAGCCTTTACGTGGGCAATAGTCCGGGTGGCATCGGCATCATCGTCGGCGCGACACTGGGCGCATACATGGCGATCAACATCGGGGCCAACGACGTGACCAACAATGTTGGCGCGGCGGTCGGCGCGAAGGCGATCACCATGATGCAGGGCCTGGCGATTGCCGCGGTCTTCGATGCCGCAGGCGCGCTGCTGGCCGGCGGGGATGTCGTGACCACCATCTCCAGCGGGATTGTGCAGAGCGCCGACATGCCGAACGGCACCGCCTTCATCTGGGTCATGCTGTCGGCGCTGTTGGCCGCAGCCGTATCCGTCAACATCGCGACCTGGCTGGGTGCGCCTGTTTCAACCACGCATGCGGTCGTGGGTGGCGTTTTGGGCGCTGGGGCGGCGGCCGCCGGCCTGCACGCGATCTCGTGGCAGGCGATGCGGGAAATCACGCTGAGCTGGATATTGTCGCCCCTGATCAGCGCGGTCATTGCTGCCGCCTTTCTGGCCTTCATCTACGAATTCATCGTCTACCGACAGGAAAAGGTCGTCGCGGCGACCAGATGGCTTCCCGTGTTGCTCGGCATCATGGCCGGCTCCTTTGTCGCCTATCTGGTGTTCAAGGGCCTTGAAAACGTCGTGAACATCTCACTCAAGACCGCACTTGCCATCGGCGGCGTCGTGGGCGTGGCGACATGGGCAACCTCGGTTCCGGTCATCAAGCAGCGGGCCTCCGGCCTCGAAAATCGCAACCAGTCGCTGCGCAAGCTCTTCAGGCTGCCGCTTGTCTTTTCGGCGGCCCTGCTGTCTTTCGCGCACGGTGCGAATGATGTCTCCAACGCCATCGGACCGCTTTCGGCCATCGTGCATGCCGCGTCGAACCGGGATGTCACGGAAACCGTCCAAGTCCCCTTCTGGGTGATGACCATTGGAGCGTTCGGGATTTCGGCGGGTATCCTGCTCTTCGGACCGCGGCTGATCCTGATTGTCGGCAAGCAGATTACGCGGCTGAACCCGATCCGCGCCTTTTGCGTGGCGCTCTCGGCTGCGGTCACGGTTCTGGTCGCGTCATGGTTCGGCCTGCCGGTAAGCTCCACCCATATCGCCATCGGCAGCGTCTTCGGCGTCGGCTTCTTCCGCGAATGGTACATGCAGCATTCCAAGCGCCGCGCCGCCTATATCGCGATGAAGGCCGGCGAAAACGATATCGTCAAGCCCAAGCTCAAGGCGACGCCTGAAGAGGCCCGCCGACGCTATCTCGTGCGCCGTTCGCATTTCCTCACCATTATCGCGGCCTGGGTCATCACTGTGCCCGTCGCGGCAATCCTCGCCGCCGGCATCTACAAGATGCTGGCAGCACTTTCGCTCTAG
- a CDS encoding 16S rRNA (uracil1498-N3)-methyltransferase, whose product MRANFRMQRLFVEADLSASSEIAASHEQFNYLCNVLRLEEGAEILLFNGRDGEWKAAIHYPNRKKIVLKPVEQTRPQPPLPDLHYLFAPLKTGRMDYLIQKAVEMGAGQIRPVITQHVQGKIHSIDKLSAYAMEAAEQCGILAVPEIAEPVKLLDLLATWPKDRRIIYCDEGDAGQNPLPVLKGLKDRHYALLIGPEGGFSEEERQMLRSLDFVTPIPLGPRILRADTAAVAALAVIQVTLGDWN is encoded by the coding sequence ATGCGTGCCAACTTCCGGATGCAGCGTCTGTTTGTCGAAGCCGACCTGTCGGCATCGAGCGAGATTGCGGCTTCGCACGAACAGTTCAACTATCTCTGCAATGTCCTGCGTCTGGAAGAAGGTGCGGAAATTCTTCTGTTCAATGGGCGTGACGGGGAATGGAAGGCGGCGATTCATTATCCGAACCGCAAGAAGATCGTGCTGAAGCCTGTCGAGCAGACACGACCGCAGCCGCCGCTTCCCGATCTGCATTACCTGTTTGCTCCGCTGAAGACAGGTCGCATGGACTATCTGATCCAGAAGGCCGTGGAGATGGGTGCGGGCCAGATCCGCCCCGTCATCACGCAGCATGTCCAGGGCAAGATCCATTCGATCGACAAGCTCTCGGCCTATGCCATGGAGGCTGCAGAGCAGTGCGGCATTCTTGCTGTGCCCGAGATTGCCGAGCCTGTGAAACTCCTCGACCTCCTCGCCACTTGGCCGAAGGACCGGCGCATCATCTATTGCGACGAGGGCGATGCCGGGCAGAACCCATTGCCTGTCCTAAAAGGCCTGAAGGACCGGCATTATGCATTGCTTATCGGACCCGAAGGCGGATTTTCCGAGGAGGAGCGGCAGATGCTGCGAAGCCTCGATTTCGTCACGCCCATTCCGCTCGGGCCCCGGATCCTGCGTGCCGATACGGCCGCCGTTGCGGCGCTCGCCGTCATCCAGGTGACGCTCGGGGACTGGAACTAG
- a CDS encoding glutamate--cysteine ligase: MARDTSDHTSIGSIGDLTDYLAQGCKPEADFRIGTEHEKFGFFRDSHAPIPYFGDASISALLKGMQAAQGWEPIMDGENIIGLAEPHGMGAISIEPGGQFELSGAPLETLHQTHKEAAEHLSIVKSIADPMNIRFLGMGGSPKWSLDETPKMPKSRYAIMTRYMPKVGSHGLDMMYRTSTIQVNLDFSSEEDMRRKMQVSMKLQSLATALFAASPFTEGKPNGYLSWRGEIWRDTDNARAGLLPFTFNPDFGFKDYVKWALDVPMYFVVRDGKYHDCTHITFQQALDGALQGEVADWEPNMGDWANHLSTLFPDVRLKRFLEMRGADGGPLSRIAALPAFWVGLLYDAQALAAAETLTGDWTFEEVQALRDAVPVQGLNAPFRGGRLGDVAKDALAISRRGLKNRARLNAAGQDEAIYLDPLDEMLARGKVLAEDMLAEYRSSWKESVEPAFEAWQY; encoded by the coding sequence ATGGCGCGCGACACTTCCGATCACACCTCCATCGGCTCGATCGGCGACCTGACCGACTATCTGGCCCAGGGCTGCAAGCCAGAGGCAGATTTCCGGATCGGGACGGAGCATGAAAAATTCGGCTTCTTCCGCGACAGCCATGCGCCCATTCCCTATTTTGGCGACGCCAGCATCTCGGCCCTGCTCAAGGGTATGCAGGCGGCGCAAGGGTGGGAGCCGATCATGGACGGTGAAAACATCATCGGTCTTGCCGAGCCGCATGGCATGGGCGCGATCTCCATCGAACCGGGCGGCCAGTTCGAGCTGTCCGGCGCACCGCTGGAAACCCTGCACCAGACGCACAAGGAAGCAGCCGAACATCTTTCGATCGTGAAATCGATCGCCGACCCGATGAACATCCGCTTCCTCGGCATGGGCGGCAGCCCGAAATGGTCTTTAGACGAAACGCCGAAGATGCCGAAATCGCGCTATGCGATCATGACGCGCTACATGCCCAAGGTCGGCAGCCATGGGCTCGACATGATGTATCGCACCTCGACGATCCAGGTGAATCTCGACTTTTCCTCGGAAGAGGACATGCGCCGCAAGATGCAGGTGTCGATGAAGCTGCAGTCGCTGGCGACCGCACTCTTTGCAGCGTCCCCTTTCACCGAAGGCAAGCCGAACGGTTATCTCTCCTGGCGCGGCGAGATCTGGCGCGACACGGACAATGCCCGCGCAGGCCTCCTGCCCTTCACCTTCAATCCGGATTTCGGGTTCAAGGACTATGTGAAATGGGCGCTCGACGTGCCCATGTATTTCGTGGTGCGCGACGGTAAGTATCACGACTGCACGCACATCACCTTCCAACAGGCTCTCGATGGCGCTCTGCAGGGCGAAGTCGCGGACTGGGAGCCCAATATGGGCGACTGGGCGAACCATCTCTCCACCCTCTTCCCCGACGTGCGGCTGAAGCGCTTCCTCGAGATGCGCGGTGCCGATGGCGGACCGCTGTCGCGCATTGCGGCGCTGCCGGCCTTCTGGGTCGGACTGCTCTACGATGCGCAGGCGCTTGCCGCTGCCGAGACGCTGACCGGCGACTGGACGTTTGAAGAGGTACAGGCGCTGCGCGACGCCGTCCCGGTGCAGGGGCTCAATGCTCCCTTCCGCGGCGGCAGACTGGGCGATGTGGCCAAGGACGCTCTGGCCATCAGCCGTCGGGGCCTCAAGAACCGGGCGCGGCTGAATGCAGCAGGTCAGGATGAGGCGATCTACCTCGATCCGCTGGACGAGATGCTCGCCAGGGGCAAGGTTCTGGCCGAAGACATGCTCGCCGAATACCGCAGCAGCTGGAAGGAAAGCGTCGAGCCTGCCTTCGAAGCCTGGCAGTATTGA
- a CDS encoding DNA-binding transcriptional regulator, LysR family, producing the protein MAAPLDIDQLQTFVAIVDTGSFTKAADRVFKTQSAVSMQMRRLEERLSKQLFIKDGRGNKLTPEGERLLIFARRMLRLNNEAIAAFDDNRLEGSLRIGTPDDYADRYMPEIISRFARTNPGVELNIICESSVDLAEKMKRGELDVALVTHNPRARVSEVVRTEPLCWVASANHPLPDNAPVPLALGRTDCQWRQAACTALDSIGRDYHILFTSWSSTVVAAAVLAGMAVSVQPESALRTGMKVLSQQDGFPALAPIQIGIMKRPGVAPSLMNAITSHIAACLDNITPATFAAEINEDFKAASKLPYLVAVNSGSSW; encoded by the coding sequence ATGGCAGCACCCCTTGATATCGACCAGTTGCAAACCTTCGTGGCAATCGTGGACACGGGAAGTTTCACGAAAGCCGCCGATCGCGTGTTCAAGACGCAGTCCGCCGTGTCGATGCAGATGCGCCGGCTGGAGGAGCGGCTGAGCAAGCAGCTCTTCATCAAGGACGGGCGCGGTAACAAATTGACCCCCGAGGGCGAGCGGCTGCTGATCTTCGCGCGGCGCATGCTTCGACTTAACAACGAGGCCATCGCCGCCTTCGACGACAATCGTCTGGAGGGGAGCCTCCGCATCGGGACGCCGGACGATTACGCCGACCGCTACATGCCCGAGATCATCAGCCGTTTTGCGCGCACCAATCCGGGCGTGGAGCTCAACATCATCTGCGAATCCTCTGTCGATCTGGCTGAGAAGATGAAGCGCGGCGAACTGGATGTCGCGCTGGTGACACACAATCCGCGCGCCCGTGTCTCGGAAGTCGTGCGGACCGAACCGCTTTGCTGGGTTGCCTCCGCCAATCATCCGCTGCCGGATAATGCGCCGGTGCCGCTGGCCCTGGGAAGAACGGATTGCCAATGGCGGCAGGCCGCCTGCACAGCCCTTGATTCCATCGGCCGCGACTATCACATCCTGTTCACGAGCTGGTCGTCCACCGTCGTGGCGGCGGCGGTGCTTGCCGGCATGGCCGTTTCGGTCCAGCCGGAGTCCGCTCTGCGAACCGGCATGAAGGTCTTGAGCCAGCAGGACGGTTTTCCGGCACTCGCGCCCATCCAGATCGGCATCATGAAGCGGCCGGGTGTAGCACCCTCGCTGATGAACGCCATCACCAGCCATATTGCCGCCTGCCTCGACAACATCACCCCGGCAACCTTCGCTGCGGAAATCAATGAGGACTTCAAGGCAGCGTCGAAATTACCCTATCTCGTCGCGGTCAATTCCGGTTCGAGCTGGTGA